One Opitutaceae bacterium DNA segment encodes these proteins:
- the deoC gene encoding deoxyribose-phosphate aldolase has protein sequence MEPINRYLDAAILLPETTRAEMEKAVRACLELDVFSVCVRPCDIGRALALCEGSTTAVCVVLGFPHGAQLSSSKVDEARRYIAAGVDEIDMVANYGWARSGLWDEVRADIAGVAEVTRAAGVPLKVIFETAHLDPEMIGRLVEVSIEAGADFVKTSTGFNGTGATEEAVELMLRTAAGRIKVKPSGGIRDRARAETFVRMGVHRLGVNWSSCVAICRDQPGSPTAGSY, from the coding sequence ATGGAACCCATCAATCGATACCTTGACGCGGCGATTCTCTTGCCGGAGACGACCCGGGCTGAAATGGAAAAAGCGGTCCGGGCCTGCCTTGAGCTCGATGTCTTCAGCGTCTGCGTGCGTCCCTGCGACATTGGACGGGCCCTTGCACTCTGCGAAGGCAGCACTACGGCGGTCTGCGTCGTCCTGGGGTTTCCGCACGGGGCACAGCTTTCGAGTTCCAAGGTGGACGAAGCCCGCCGCTATATCGCCGCGGGCGTCGATGAAATCGACATGGTGGCCAACTACGGCTGGGCCCGGTCGGGGCTCTGGGATGAGGTCCGCGCCGACATCGCCGGAGTGGCCGAGGTCACCCGGGCGGCCGGGGTCCCGTTGAAGGTCATCTTTGAGACGGCCCATCTCGATCCCGAGATGATCGGCCGGCTGGTCGAGGTCTCCATCGAGGCCGGCGCGGATTTCGTCAAGACCTCGACCGGTTTCAACGGCACCGGCGCCACCGAGGAGGCCGTTGAGCTCATGCTCAGGACGGCCGCGGGACGGATCAAGGTCAAACCCTCCGGCGGCATTCGCGACCGGGCCCGGGCGGAGACTTTCGTTCGGATGGGCGTCCACCGTCTCGGAGTCAACTGGTCGTCCTGTGTCGCCATTTGTCGCGATCAGCCCGGATCGCCGACGGCCGGCAGTTATTGA
- a CDS encoding M12 family metallo-peptidase has translation MIPAGLILATGYWLVAGWRQGGSPSASQTPAQAQAAAGPVETVPLARGDRSMETGDRRFAFSAVDPDREAKLLELSTDAVRRVRVGAADSDFLDPKTSPFLGAPDGDLIFLELFNDLVLPILLTDTGVTRSGVQLIEGTVAGQPGSRFMMTASEGAASLSIEVSPDDRYVVNWLDDGVYEIAELDPQTIPPCHGPLTVFLDADVLAARSQQDEGVTDVRRPTALSTLPHTPAVVDLLIVYSSDVAANYTEFAIRNKAELAVAEGNSDFERSGARVQLRLVGVAGLDYTENGSNSDGLERLRRTSDGYMDDVHQLREKVGADLVCLLQDRRDSSSSGIAYVMTEIGSRYNEDFGFSVVEYQYLTGSNTMVHEIGHNLGCQHDRENSGADGLFPFSYGYRFTSGTGSTYRTIMAYRPGSRISYFSTPLKTFGTLGDPIGIAEGQSGEADNVESLNRASFEVSNFRLAEEGQDPWARLINVSTRAMVGAGERALIGGFVIGEAESKLILVRALGPSLADYGVRDPLPSLKVTLNHGGAAIGSNAGWRTAADPQAIMDTGYAPSRDAEPAFLVELGPGAYTAVVNSLDERLGVALVEIYEIGVDGTRLVNLSTRGYVGVAEDVMIGGFVIGGESGGTKRILLRALGPSLSGFGVVDALYDPAMTLYDESGVVLLENDDWDESNQQDRIADLGFAPAVRRESAMILDLSPGLYTVIVRPFENTDGQRQGIGLIEAFEIREN, from the coding sequence ATGATTCCCGCCGGCCTGATTCTGGCGACGGGCTACTGGCTGGTGGCCGGATGGCGGCAGGGTGGTTCACCCTCCGCATCGCAGACTCCGGCCCAGGCGCAGGCCGCGGCCGGCCCTGTTGAGACCGTCCCCCTGGCTCGAGGCGACCGGTCGATGGAGACGGGTGACCGCCGGTTTGCCTTCTCAGCGGTGGATCCGGATCGCGAGGCGAAGCTCCTGGAGTTGTCGACCGACGCAGTCAGACGGGTGCGGGTGGGAGCGGCGGACTCCGATTTCCTCGACCCGAAGACATCTCCGTTCCTGGGGGCGCCCGATGGCGACCTGATTTTCCTGGAGCTGTTCAATGATCTGGTGCTGCCGATTCTTCTCACCGACACCGGGGTGACCCGCTCGGGCGTGCAGCTGATCGAGGGCACGGTGGCGGGGCAGCCCGGAAGTCGCTTCATGATGACGGCTTCAGAGGGAGCGGCCAGTCTCTCGATTGAAGTCTCCCCGGATGATCGTTATGTGGTCAATTGGTTGGATGATGGCGTCTATGAGATCGCCGAACTCGATCCGCAGACCATCCCTCCCTGTCATGGTCCGTTGACGGTTTTCCTGGACGCCGATGTCCTGGCTGCCCGTTCGCAACAGGATGAAGGCGTGACCGACGTTCGACGGCCGACCGCCCTGTCCACCCTTCCTCATACGCCGGCCGTGGTGGACCTTCTGATTGTCTATTCGTCGGACGTTGCCGCGAACTACACGGAGTTCGCCATCCGCAACAAAGCCGAACTCGCGGTGGCGGAGGGGAACAGCGATTTTGAGCGCAGTGGGGCGCGGGTCCAGCTCCGGTTGGTCGGTGTGGCGGGGCTGGACTATACGGAAAACGGCAGCAACAGCGATGGACTCGAGCGTCTCCGCCGCACCTCGGATGGCTATATGGACGATGTCCATCAATTGCGGGAGAAGGTCGGGGCCGATCTCGTCTGTCTCCTTCAGGACCGGAGGGACTCGAGCAGTTCGGGTATCGCCTATGTGATGACCGAGATCGGCAGCCGCTACAACGAGGACTTCGGATTTTCGGTTGTGGAATATCAGTACCTGACCGGATCGAACACGATGGTCCACGAGATCGGACACAATCTCGGGTGTCAGCACGATCGGGAGAACTCCGGCGCCGACGGCCTCTTTCCGTTCTCCTATGGCTACCGCTTCACATCGGGAACCGGCAGCACCTACCGGACGATCATGGCCTACCGTCCGGGCAGCCGCATCTCCTATTTCAGCACACCTCTGAAGACCTTCGGAACCCTGGGTGATCCAATCGGGATTGCCGAAGGACAGTCCGGTGAAGCGGACAATGTGGAGAGCCTGAACCGGGCTTCCTTCGAGGTCTCGAACTTCCGACTGGCGGAGGAGGGACAGGATCCATGGGCACGATTGATCAATGTCTCCACCCGCGCCATGGTCGGGGCGGGAGAACGGGCCCTGATCGGCGGTTTTGTCATTGGCGAAGCCGAATCGAAATTGATCCTGGTCCGCGCCCTAGGCCCCAGTCTCGCGGATTACGGAGTCCGTGATCCGCTTCCATCGTTGAAAGTGACACTCAATCACGGGGGAGCCGCCATCGGCTCGAATGCCGGATGGCGGACAGCAGCTGATCCTCAGGCAATCATGGATACGGGCTACGCCCCGAGCCGGGACGCCGAACCGGCTTTCCTGGTCGAGCTCGGTCCCGGAGCGTATACGGCGGTCGTGAATTCTCTCGATGAGCGCTTGGGGGTTGCCCTGGTCGAGATTTATGAAATCGGAGTGGACGGGACGAGGCTCGTCAATCTGTCGACCCGCGGATATGTCGGCGTCGCTGAGGATGTGATGATCGGAGGATTTGTCATTGGTGGAGAAAGCGGGGGAACCAAGCGAATCCTCCTCCGGGCCCTGGGGCCGAGCCTGTCCGGGTTTGGCGTGGTCGACGCGCTTTATGATCCGGCCATGACACTCTATGACGAGTCCGGAGTCGTCCTTCTGGAAAACGATGATTGGGACGAAAGCAACCAGCAGGATAGGATTGCCGATCTGGGATTCGCCCCCGCGGTCCGGCGGGAGTCCGCCATGATCCTCGATCTTTCCCCGGGGCTTTACACGGTGATCGTCCGCCCCTTCGAGAACACTGATGGCCAGCGCCAGGGCATTGGACTGATCGAGGCTTTCGAGATCAGGGAGAACTGA
- the ppk2 gene encoding polyphosphate kinase 2: MPKKKRAPKKDKAPPSTPAPKLSRKAYEKELARLQIELVKLQGWIRHQGLKVVVIFEGRDAAGKGGVITRMTECMNPRVCRVVALAAPTPREKSQFYFQRYVSHLPAAGEMVLFDRSWYNRAGVERVMEFCTKEEVEEFFHSCPEFERMLIRSGIILIKYWFSVSDEEQERRFQARIHDSTKQWKLSPMDLESRRRWVAYSRAKDDMFAHTDIKQAPWYVVDADNKKRARLNCIHHLLSQIPYEDLTPKPIKLPPRDLKEVYIRPPISDQTFVPAVY; this comes from the coding sequence ATGCCCAAAAAGAAGCGCGCCCCGAAAAAAGACAAAGCTCCCCCGAGCACCCCCGCCCCGAAACTGAGCCGAAAAGCCTACGAGAAGGAGCTGGCCCGTCTGCAGATTGAACTGGTCAAGCTCCAGGGATGGATCCGCCATCAGGGCCTGAAGGTTGTCGTCATCTTTGAAGGACGCGATGCCGCCGGCAAGGGCGGGGTCATCACCCGGATGACCGAATGCATGAACCCCCGGGTCTGTCGGGTGGTCGCCCTCGCCGCGCCCACCCCCCGGGAGAAATCGCAGTTCTATTTCCAACGCTACGTGTCCCATCTCCCGGCCGCCGGCGAAATGGTCCTCTTTGACCGCAGCTGGTACAACCGGGCCGGGGTAGAACGGGTCATGGAATTCTGCACGAAGGAAGAGGTTGAGGAGTTCTTCCATTCCTGCCCGGAGTTCGAACGCATGCTGATCCGCTCGGGCATCATCCTGATCAAGTACTGGTTCTCGGTCAGCGATGAAGAACAGGAGCGCCGCTTTCAGGCCCGGATTCACGATTCGACCAAGCAGTGGAAGCTGAGCCCGATGGACCTGGAGTCACGCCGTCGCTGGGTCGCGTATTCGCGTGCCAAGGACGATATGTTCGCCCATACCGACATCAAGCAGGCCCCCTGGTACGTCGTCGACGCCGACAACAAGAAGCGGGCCCGCCTGAACTGCATCCACCACCTGCTCAGCCAGATCCCCTACGAGGACCTGACCCCCAAGCCGATCAAACTCCCGCCGCGGGACCTGAAGGAAGTCTACATCCGCCCGCCGATCAGCGACCAGACCTTCGTTCCGGCGGTCTATTGA
- a CDS encoding alginate lyase family protein, translating into MPPATVLSFSLVLATLIAGHTVSGRDPAASPEVIVMDSEWLAAAKAALTEGNTELAPALDQLVEEADAALTAGPFTVMSKTLRPPSGDRHDYLSFGPYWWPNPDTEDGLPYVRRDGERNPETRTERSDAFNLHRMTDSVDSLALAYYFTGNTRYADRAALLLHTWFLNPETAMNPNLDFGQAIPGLVDGRGIGIIESRQFLLAIDAALLIRNSDAWTEADHRSLQEWFRAYLSWLQSSPNGIDESRTVNNHGTWYDAQLIAFALFCGDRETAIRVLQTVGKSRIAAQISADGKQEHELARTKSLNYSAMNLEGMFTLARLGGKVGVDLWDYPTGDVAALPAALDFIAPYMDPEQPWPYEQISDFDPVRLLPLLRQGYLVYGDPEYLRLIESGDDEAFRRHRSVLLFPIEVVKPVSSP; encoded by the coding sequence ATGCCGCCGGCTACCGTCCTTTCCTTTTCCCTCGTCCTCGCCACCCTCATCGCCGGGCACACCGTCTCCGGCCGGGATCCGGCCGCGTCCCCCGAGGTCATTGTCATGGATTCCGAGTGGCTCGCCGCGGCCAAGGCCGCACTAACCGAGGGGAACACCGAGCTTGCTCCGGCCCTCGATCAGTTGGTGGAGGAAGCGGATGCCGCCCTGACGGCGGGGCCGTTCACCGTGATGTCGAAGACCCTCCGTCCGCCCAGCGGGGACAGACACGATTACCTCAGTTTCGGACCGTATTGGTGGCCCAATCCCGATACCGAGGACGGCCTGCCCTATGTGCGACGGGACGGCGAACGGAACCCGGAAACCCGGACCGAGCGATCCGATGCCTTCAACCTCCACCGGATGACCGACTCGGTGGACAGCCTCGCCCTCGCCTACTATTTCACCGGCAACACCCGATACGCCGACCGGGCCGCCCTGCTTCTGCACACCTGGTTTCTCAATCCCGAGACAGCCATGAATCCCAACCTGGATTTCGGTCAGGCCATCCCCGGGCTGGTCGACGGTCGGGGGATCGGAATCATCGAATCCCGTCAGTTCCTCCTGGCGATCGACGCCGCCCTCCTGATCCGGAACTCGGATGCCTGGACCGAGGCGGATCACCGGAGCCTGCAGGAATGGTTCCGCGCTTACCTCTCCTGGCTGCAGTCCAGCCCGAACGGAATTGATGAGAGCCGGACCGTCAACAATCACGGAACCTGGTATGACGCCCAATTGATCGCCTTCGCCCTGTTCTGCGGCGATCGTGAAACCGCCATTCGGGTCCTGCAGACCGTCGGCAAGAGCCGGATCGCCGCCCAGATCAGTGCGGACGGAAAACAGGAACACGAACTGGCCCGTACCAAATCGCTCAACTACAGTGCGATGAACCTGGAAGGCATGTTCACCCTTGCCCGACTCGGGGGCAAGGTGGGTGTCGATCTTTGGGATTACCCAACCGGGGATGTCGCGGCACTGCCCGCGGCCCTCGACTTCATCGCGCCCTACATGGATCCGGAGCAACCCTGGCCCTACGAACAGATCTCCGACTTTGACCCCGTTCGCCTCCTGCCCCTGCTCCGGCAGGGTTACCTCGTCTATGGTGATCCCGAATACCTCCGCCTGATTGAATCCGGCGACGATGAGGCATTCCGCCGGCACCGCTCCGTCCTGCTCTTTCCGATCGAGGTGGTGAAGCCGGTCAGTTCTCCCTGA
- a CDS encoding arylsulfatase, which yields MKTRSRFALLPAVLFSATVGLAATPPNIVYILADDLGYGDLGCYGQLKVGTPHIDRLAAEGMRFTQHYAGNTVCAPSRSALLEGKHTGHTAVRSNNADQLLRAESITLAESLKAAGYRTGIVGKWGVGHPPPPDDPLRNGFDFAYGYVNMWHAHNCFPEFLYRNGEKILLEGNRLDPAYPFDGMPEGTGVAIDRVVYAPDRIQEEALAFIDRNRAGPFFLYVALNLPHDNGEARRVHGDGNEVPDCGSYADRDWPTPHKEFARMMQHVDDLVGAIEVRLQALGLDQNTLVAFSSDNGPHVGTQDSNTFFDRNGPLRGTKRDLYEGGLRVPLIVKWPGQVEPGATSGHVSAMWDIFPTFAAAAGAEVPGDIDGISFLPTLLGNPPQPGHAYLYWEFYEQGGKQAVRQGDWKAVRTHVRDDQPVLVELFDLAKDPGETTDLSATFPDVTAGLLTLMAEAHQPVDSIDLFGY from the coding sequence ATGAAAACCCGCTCCCGATTTGCCCTTCTTCCCGCTGTCCTGTTCAGCGCGACGGTTGGGTTGGCGGCAACGCCGCCCAATATAGTCTATATCCTGGCGGATGATCTCGGCTACGGCGATCTCGGCTGCTACGGTCAGCTCAAGGTCGGGACGCCCCATATCGACCGGTTGGCGGCCGAAGGCATGCGGTTCACCCAGCACTATGCCGGCAACACGGTCTGTGCCCCCTCCCGCTCCGCCCTGCTTGAAGGCAAACATACCGGGCACACCGCCGTCCGCAGCAACAACGCCGATCAACTCCTGCGTGCGGAATCCATCACCCTGGCCGAGTCGCTCAAGGCAGCCGGCTACCGGACCGGAATTGTCGGCAAATGGGGAGTAGGGCATCCGCCTCCACCCGATGATCCCCTGCGCAACGGATTCGATTTCGCCTACGGCTATGTCAATATGTGGCACGCCCACAATTGCTTCCCGGAGTTTCTCTATCGAAACGGCGAGAAGATCCTTCTCGAGGGTAATCGGCTCGACCCCGCCTATCCGTTCGACGGGATGCCGGAGGGTACCGGAGTAGCCATTGACCGCGTGGTCTATGCTCCGGACCGGATTCAGGAGGAGGCGCTCGCCTTCATCGACCGGAACCGGGCCGGACCGTTCTTTCTCTACGTTGCCTTGAACCTTCCTCACGACAATGGAGAAGCCCGCCGGGTCCACGGGGACGGCAACGAAGTTCCCGATTGCGGCAGTTACGCCGATCGTGACTGGCCCACCCCCCACAAGGAATTCGCGCGGATGATGCAGCACGTCGACGACCTGGTCGGAGCCATTGAGGTCCGGCTGCAGGCTCTCGGCCTCGATCAGAACACGCTTGTTGCGTTCAGCAGCGACAACGGTCCTCACGTCGGAACGCAAGACAGCAACACCTTCTTCGATCGAAACGGCCCCCTTCGGGGAACGAAGAGGGATCTCTACGAAGGAGGTCTTCGCGTGCCTCTCATCGTGAAGTGGCCGGGCCAGGTCGAGCCCGGTGCGACCAGTGGCCATGTCAGCGCGATGTGGGACATCTTTCCCACTTTTGCCGCCGCTGCTGGTGCGGAAGTCCCCGGCGACATTGACGGCATCTCGTTTCTTCCGACCCTGCTCGGAAACCCGCCCCAACCCGGGCACGCCTATCTCTATTGGGAGTTCTATGAACAGGGTGGCAAACAGGCCGTCCGACAGGGCGACTGGAAAGCGGTCCGCACGCATGTGCGGGACGATCAACCGGTTCTCGTTGAGTTGTTCGATCTGGCCAAGGACCCCGGAGAAACCACCGACCTCTCGGCAACCTTCCCGGACGTCACGGCCGGCCTCCTGACCCTGATGGCGGAAGCCCACCAACCGGTCGATTCCATCGATCTCTTTGGATATTAA
- the rbsK gene encoding ribokinase, with protein MKPKITVIGSANIDFVMQVGHLPAKGETVVDGRFFQAFGGKGANQAVAAARAGGAVCFVAALGGDLLARTYLDNLRKDGIDTEQVTLEPGIAGGSALVMFDQQGDNYLTVAPGSNYRVTPERVHAAEDLIASSDWIILQQEIPLESNRAVLELAAKHGRPVMLNYAPAHDLRLKPDASVHGLIVNEHEAASLSGRSLAAENQVEAARMATALREKGGHRFVVLTLGKAGSVFADAFDTRAVPAFPVNAVDTTAAGDTFCGSLAVSLGEGRPLPEAVRFASAASALSVTKVGAQSSIPTRSDIDAFLLLH; from the coding sequence ATGAAGCCGAAGATCACCGTCATCGGAAGCGCCAACATCGATTTCGTGATGCAGGTCGGGCACCTTCCGGCCAAGGGTGAGACCGTGGTCGATGGCCGTTTCTTTCAGGCATTCGGAGGCAAGGGAGCCAATCAGGCGGTGGCGGCTGCCCGCGCGGGAGGTGCGGTGTGTTTCGTGGCCGCCCTGGGCGGCGACCTGCTGGCCCGGACCTATCTCGATAACCTGCGCAAGGACGGGATCGATACCGAGCAGGTCACCCTGGAGCCGGGTATCGCCGGCGGTTCCGCCCTGGTCATGTTTGATCAGCAGGGGGACAACTACCTGACGGTTGCTCCCGGATCCAATTACCGGGTCACACCCGAAAGGGTCCATGCAGCGGAGGACCTGATCGCCTCGAGCGACTGGATCATTCTCCAGCAGGAGATCCCACTGGAATCCAACCGGGCCGTTCTCGAACTCGCGGCGAAACACGGCCGGCCGGTCATGCTGAACTATGCGCCGGCTCACGATCTCCGGTTGAAGCCCGACGCCTCGGTTCATGGACTCATCGTCAACGAACATGAGGCCGCTTCTCTCTCCGGACGGTCTCTTGCCGCGGAAAACCAGGTCGAAGCCGCGAGGATGGCGACCGCTCTGAGGGAGAAGGGCGGGCATCGATTTGTCGTCCTGACCCTTGGGAAAGCGGGATCGGTCTTTGCCGATGCCTTCGACACCCGGGCTGTCCCGGCTTTTCCCGTAAACGCCGTGGATACGACGGCGGCCGGGGATACGTTCTGCGGGTCGCTGGCCGTTTCCCTGGGGGAGGGGCGACCGCTGCCCGAGGCCGTCCGTTTTGCCTCGGCCGCGTCGGCCCTGTCGGTCACCAAGGTCGGCGCCCAGTCATCGATCCCGACCCGGAGCGACATCGACGCGTTTTTGCTTCTTCACTGA
- a CDS encoding glycoside hydrolase family 27 protein: protein MPMRTLNRIHLLALTAAACWFSLLEADPAAPFVRQPFASWSQTPPMGWNSYDSYHAAITETQFKAVVDVLADRLLPHGYEYAVIDFLWYHPGPQGWDAEKDWHTWRAQAFRDPGTGRVIPMLTLDEYGRPMPALNRFPSAEGGKGLRPLADYVHAKGMKFGIHLMRGIPTEAVEANRPLRGTGYRLGEVAEIGDTSSFLSGMFTGVNVDHPGAAAWYDDLFQLYADWGVDYVKVDDMLRPPYHAREIELMRRAIDRTGRPMVLSLSYGETPVSQAAHLVGHANLWRVSSDFWDRWTDLRRNFDLLYMWTPFAGDGTWPDADMIPIGRLMLTGWEFSGAENLNRTKGRNEREDNFTPDERQTLMTLWAIARSPLMWGGDPLTSPESTFALLTNDEVLAVNRSGRNPRQILGHSHRDDTLRIWISDADEDGARNVALFNLRDEPSEVKFNLKWEEMPGAWSVRNLWTHQDEKVVERELARELPPHGSAFFRLEPVGNATGHEKHR, encoded by the coding sequence ATGCCGATGCGAACCCTCAATCGAATCCATCTGCTCGCCCTGACGGCGGCGGCGTGCTGGTTTTCTCTACTGGAGGCTGACCCGGCTGCTCCCTTCGTGAGGCAGCCGTTTGCGTCCTGGTCGCAGACACCGCCCATGGGGTGGAACAGCTACGACAGCTACCACGCCGCCATCACCGAGACTCAGTTCAAGGCGGTGGTTGACGTGCTGGCCGATCGCCTGCTGCCCCACGGATACGAATACGCCGTCATCGATTTCCTCTGGTACCATCCGGGACCGCAGGGTTGGGACGCGGAAAAGGACTGGCATACCTGGCGGGCACAGGCCTTCAGGGATCCCGGGACCGGAAGGGTCATCCCGATGCTGACTCTTGACGAGTACGGTCGGCCCATGCCGGCACTCAACCGTTTTCCATCCGCCGAAGGAGGCAAGGGCCTGCGTCCGCTCGCCGACTATGTCCACGCCAAGGGCATGAAATTCGGGATCCACCTGATGCGGGGCATCCCCACCGAAGCGGTTGAAGCGAACCGGCCGCTTCGCGGCACCGGCTACCGGCTCGGTGAAGTCGCCGAGATCGGCGACACAAGCTCCTTCCTCAGTGGGATGTTCACCGGGGTCAACGTCGACCATCCGGGCGCCGCGGCCTGGTACGACGACCTCTTTCAGCTCTACGCCGACTGGGGCGTCGACTACGTCAAAGTCGATGACATGCTTCGCCCGCCCTACCACGCACGGGAAATCGAGTTGATGCGCCGCGCCATTGACCGGACCGGACGGCCCATGGTGCTGAGCCTTTCCTACGGCGAGACCCCGGTCAGTCAGGCCGCCCACCTCGTTGGCCATGCCAACCTCTGGAGGGTCTCATCCGATTTCTGGGATCGCTGGACCGATCTTCGCCGGAATTTCGACCTCCTCTACATGTGGACACCGTTCGCGGGCGACGGAACCTGGCCGGATGCCGACATGATTCCGATCGGTCGCCTCATGCTGACCGGCTGGGAATTCTCCGGAGCGGAGAACCTGAATCGCACCAAAGGCCGCAATGAACGCGAAGACAATTTCACACCGGACGAGCGCCAGACCCTGATGACACTTTGGGCCATCGCCCGGAGCCCGCTGATGTGGGGCGGCGACCCTCTGACTTCTCCGGAGTCGACTTTCGCACTTCTGACCAACGATGAAGTGCTCGCGGTCAACCGGTCGGGCCGCAATCCCCGGCAGATCCTCGGACATTCCCATCGTGACGACACCCTTCGTATCTGGATCTCCGATGCCGACGAAGATGGTGCCCGCAATGTCGCTCTCTTCAATCTTCGGGATGAGCCGTCCGAGGTGAAATTCAACCTCAAATGGGAGGAAATGCCCGGAGCATGGTCCGTCCGGAATCTCTGGACCCATCAGGATGAGAAAGTCGTCGAGCGGGAACTGGCACGCGAACTCCCGCCGCATGGTTCCGCATTCTTTCGTCTCGAACCCGTCGGTAATGCAACCGGACATGAAAAGCACCGATGA
- a CDS encoding DUF4410 domain-containing protein, whose translation MTHQSVFSPTRIAVGILGLLLLPGCASVSVDTEKDLVGTARLAPPSIIYVKRFDTTNGNWEGPVAGESARARIAAELAENIESRLTEVVPARILYEESDQPTDGWLVTGEFLRVNPGGKWTRMMIGLGAGGSKFETKVRVFDLTRSATDPIMVFNTTGGSNLEGGSATFNDATDDDIDRTAREIRDLMQEKYRVLSGQST comes from the coding sequence ATGACACACCAATCCGTCTTCTCTCCGACCCGGATAGCGGTCGGTATCTTGGGCCTCCTCCTTCTTCCCGGGTGTGCTTCCGTCTCGGTCGACACCGAGAAGGATCTGGTCGGAACGGCTCGGCTGGCTCCGCCCTCCATCATCTACGTCAAGCGCTTTGACACCACCAACGGCAATTGGGAGGGACCGGTGGCGGGTGAATCCGCGCGCGCGCGCATCGCGGCGGAATTGGCGGAGAACATCGAGAGCAGACTGACCGAGGTCGTTCCCGCCCGGATTCTTTACGAAGAATCCGACCAACCGACCGATGGGTGGCTCGTAACCGGGGAGTTCCTCCGCGTGAATCCAGGCGGCAAATGGACGCGAATGATGATCGGACTGGGAGCCGGTGGATCGAAATTTGAAACGAAAGTCAGGGTGTTCGACCTGACGAGATCGGCCACCGACCCCATCATGGTTTTCAATACGACGGGAGGTTCCAACCTGGAGGGAGGCTCCGCCACCTTCAACGATGCCACCGATGACGACATTGACAGGACAGCGCGGGAGATCAGGGATCTCATGCAGGAAAAGTACCGGGTGCTCAGCGGTCAGTCGACCTGA
- a CDS encoding YbjQ family protein gives MDDILLTNIETVPGRRMVEHYGLVSGNTIRAKNIGRDIGASLKNLVGGELKAYTELMQESRQEATDRMVAQARALGANAIVNVRFSTSSVTQGAAELYVYGTAVRVE, from the coding sequence ATGGACGATATCCTTCTGACCAATATTGAGACCGTTCCGGGACGCCGGATGGTTGAGCATTACGGGCTGGTTTCCGGCAATACCATCCGGGCCAAGAACATCGGACGCGATATCGGGGCCAGCCTGAAGAATCTGGTCGGAGGCGAATTGAAGGCCTACACGGAGCTCATGCAGGAGTCGCGACAGGAGGCCACGGACCGGATGGTCGCGCAGGCCAGGGCCCTCGGGGCCAATGCCATCGTCAACGTCAGATTCTCGACCTCATCCGTCACCCAGGGTGCGGCCGAGCTCTACGTCTACGGCACGGCGGTCCGGGTCGAGTGA
- a CDS encoding heavy metal-binding domain-containing protein, with the protein MDTGTTQGSTANLLILLLVYGLPFVLLFFGGVIGTILERRHFASLRRRETRTAGLPAIPTPWIEPGRPVIDCRLISASVVVSHDYLKRFLASVRKIFGGRLRSYESLLDRARREAILRLKEQVPKASVIVNLRLETATIGRTQGKNGLGAVEVLAYGTAVRHA; encoded by the coding sequence ATGGATACCGGCACTACCCAGGGATCGACCGCCAATCTGCTCATCCTTCTTCTTGTTTACGGACTGCCCTTTGTCCTGCTCTTCTTCGGCGGGGTCATCGGGACGATTCTCGAGCGGCGCCACTTTGCGTCATTGCGCCGAAGGGAGACCCGGACTGCCGGACTGCCGGCAATCCCGACTCCCTGGATCGAGCCGGGTCGACCGGTCATCGATTGCCGACTGATCAGTGCCTCGGTGGTGGTATCGCATGACTACCTGAAGCGCTTCCTCGCAAGTGTTCGCAAGATTTTCGGAGGGCGGCTGCGCAGCTACGAGTCCCTCCTGGATCGGGCAAGGCGGGAAGCCATTCTCCGGCTCAAGGAGCAGGTTCCAAAGGCTTCGGTCATCGTCAACCTACGCCTGGAGACGGCCACGATCGGCCGGACCCAGGGAAAGAATGGCTTGGGTGCGGTTGAGGTGTTGGCCTACGGGACGGCGGTGCGCCACGCGTGA